In Streptomyces rapamycinicus NRRL 5491, the genomic stretch AGCTGGCGGCTGATCTTCTTCATCAACGTCCCCGTGGGCGTGGCCGCCCTGGTGCTCCTGGCCCGGATCCAGCCTTCGCCGCACCGGAGGGTGCCCTTCGACTGGGCCGGTCAGGTTGGAGCTGTCGCGGCGATGGGCGGGCTCACCTATGGCGTGATCGAGGCCGGTGCCGATGGGTTCACCGCACGGCGGGTCATCGTGGCGCTGGCCGTCGCGGCGATCGGGCTGGCCGGTTTCCTCGTGATCGAGGCCAGGAGTGCGCATCCGATGGTGCCGCTGGAGATGTTCCGCAACCGCACGATGGTGATCGCGGCCACCGTGGGCTTCACCTTCATGATCGGCTTCTATGGGGTGCCGTTTCTGTTCAGCCTGTACTTCCAGCAGCTGCGCGGACTGTCGTCGATGGCCACCGGTGTGGCGTTCCTGCCGATGATGGCCTGCTCCGCGCTGCTCACACCGGTCTCCACCCGGTTCGCGCGATGGGTCGGCCTCAGGGCGTCGATCACGGGCGGGCTCTTGCTGATGGCCGCCGGAATGATCGTCCTGACGGTCCTGCCCGCGACGGCGCCGGTCTGGGCCGTGTCCGCCCTGATGATCCCCGTCGGTCTCGGCGGCCCGCTGATCATGCCGCCGCTGGCCGCGCATCTGCTCGATCATGTGCCCGGCCATCGCGCGGGCGTCGCCAGCGGAATCCTCAACACCGCCCGTCAGATCGGCGGCGCCCTGGCCGTCGCCGTCTTCGGCGCCCTGCTGACGGACCACGCGGGCTTCCTGCACGGCCTGCGCACCAGCCTGGTCATCACCGTCGTCATACTGCTGGCGACCACGGCGGCGACCCGGCTGCTGCCCCTTCACCGCCCGTCGGACGCCGGCTCGGTCACGCGCTTCCGGTAGTGGACGCGGTCGTACTGGCCGTCCTGGCGGCGTTCGGTCTCCTCGTATCCGTACCTCGGGTAGATCTCCTGGTTCTCCCACATGAGGGCGTTGGTGTAGAGCCGGATCTCCGGGAGGCCGAGGGCGCCTGCGTGGGTCTCCGCGAAGGTGAGCAGGTGCCTGCCCACGCCCTGGCGGTGGGCGTCGGGGTGTACGGCGATGTTCTCCAGGACGAGGTGGTCGGGCTCGGCCACCAGGACCAGGGCGCCCACGACCGGGTCGCCGGTGACGAAGACGCGGCCCGCCGCGATGTCGGCCGTGTGGTCGGCGTCCATGGGTGCCGGGCGGAGCCCGATCCGGGCGACGTAGGGGCGGTATGCCGCGTCGATGACGGCCTTCACGGCGTCGGCGTCGGCGGCCGTCGCGGGGCGGATGTGGTGGTCCATGGCTCCACAGTGTGCGGCATACGGACATCGAGGTGTGCCGGCCGCGGGGGAGGGCAAGCGGGCTGGCCCGGGGGACACGGCGTCGGTCAGGCGGGCCGGTCGCGGGTGCCGCGTCGGTCAGGCGGGCCGGCCTCGGGGGCCCCGGCGGGTCTGGGCCAGCCATTCCGGGGCGGGTTCGGGGTCGCCGTACGCGTCGTGCCAGTTCCACCACTCGTACGGCGGGGTCTGGGGGTAGCCCCCGGGCGAGTCCTCCCACGTCTCCTGCCGCCCGAGCGCGGTCATGTCGAGGTAGCTCCAGGTGCTGCCGAGCGCCTCGTCGCCGCGCGCGTTGATGAAGTAGGTGCGGAACACGCTGTCGCCGTCGCGGATGAACGCGTTCGTGCCGTGCCACTCGTCCACGTCGAAGTCGGCGTCGAAGTCGTCGGTGATCGTGTACCAGGGCATCGTCCAGCCCATCCGCGCCTTCACCTGCTCGATCTCCGGCTGTGGGGCGCGCGAGGCGAAGACGAGGGTGGTGTCGCGGGCGTTGAGGTGGGCGAGGTCGCCGACATGGTCGGCGACCATGGAGCAGCCGCGGCAGGCGTGCTCGGGCCAGCCGTAGACGATGGGCTCGAAGAAGGCGCGGTAGAGGATCAGCTGACGACGCCCCGCGAACAGGTCGAGCAGGGTCACCCTGCCCTCGGGTCCGTCGAAGGCGTACGCCTTCTCCACCGCCAGCCACGGCATCCGCCGGCGCTTGGCGGCCAGTGCGTCACGGGCCCGGGTCAGCCGCTTCTCCTCCCCGAGCAACTGCTGACGCGCGGCCTCCCACTCCTGCGCCGAAACGATCTGGGGTGTCTCCATCGTGACGTTCACCTTCCAGTCCGGTCCACGCTCCACCGCCCCCGCCATCCAGGGTCGGCCGTCGTGGGCGAGGGCGCACGCCGGTGCGCCGGAAGTCGAACGTTCGATCCATCGGGCAGTCTTGTTGCCCGTACTCGCTGCTCATGGCAAATCCCCAGGCCAGCGGCCCGGGGATGCCATGCCGTGCGCGCCTACTTGCCGGTGCCGACCGGGTCCACCTTGATGGCGTCGCCGGTGCCGTCGGTGACGGGGACGTTGATGCTCACGGGGAGGGAGTGGGAGTGGGTCTCGTTGGGCGGGGTGACGACGAGGGTGGTGAAGGTCTCGCCGCTGCCGCCGGAGTCGTTCGGCGGGTAGGAGAGCGTGAAGCGGGTCTCCTCGCCCGGCTTGACCTTGGTCTTCGGCGCCGCGAGGTCGCTGCGCTCGGCGCTGATCGAGCCGTTCTTGCTCTTGAGGTCCACGCCGGGGAAGCCCTGGAGGGTGCAGGGGGCGGACCCGTTGTTCTTGAGGTCGACGATCAGCTGGCCCTCGC encodes the following:
- a CDS encoding MFS transporter, translating into MPTTTQRPVVPAVRDRGRHPVAALAACVVGFFVITLDATIVNVALPTIRDELGGGMSGLQWVVDGYTLMFAALLLSAGALSDRIGARRAYGIGVAVFVGASAACGLAPGLGVLVAARFLQGAGAAVVMPTTLALIREAYDDPGRRARAVAVWAMGGATAAMTGPLVGGVLTGLSWRLIFFINVPVGVAALVLLARIQPSPHRRVPFDWAGQVGAVAAMGGLTYGVIEAGADGFTARRVIVALAVAAIGLAGFLVIEARSAHPMVPLEMFRNRTMVIAATVGFTFMIGFYGVPFLFSLYFQQLRGLSSMATGVAFLPMMACSALLTPVSTRFARWVGLRASITGGLLLMAAGMIVLTVLPATAPVWAVSALMIPVGLGGPLIMPPLAAHLLDHVPGHRAGVASGILNTARQIGGALAVAVFGALLTDHAGFLHGLRTSLVITVVILLATTAATRLLPLHRPSDAGSVTRFR
- a CDS encoding GNAT family N-acetyltransferase — encoded protein: MDHHIRPATAADADAVKAVIDAAYRPYVARIGLRPAPMDADHTADIAAGRVFVTGDPVVGALVLVAEPDHLVLENIAVHPDAHRQGVGRHLLTFAETHAGALGLPEIRLYTNALMWENQEIYPRYGYEETERRQDGQYDRVHYRKRVTEPASDGR
- a CDS encoding DUF899 domain-containing protein codes for the protein METPQIVSAQEWEAARQQLLGEEKRLTRARDALAAKRRRMPWLAVEKAYAFDGPEGRVTLLDLFAGRRQLILYRAFFEPIVYGWPEHACRGCSMVADHVGDLAHLNARDTTLVFASRAPQPEIEQVKARMGWTMPWYTITDDFDADFDVDEWHGTNAFIRDGDSVFRTYFINARGDEALGSTWSYLDMTALGRQETWEDSPGGYPQTPPYEWWNWHDAYGDPEPAPEWLAQTRRGPRGRPA
- a CDS encoding DUF4232 domain-containing protein, translated to MSHRTTTLRHARKAAAAAVVAVAAFGLTACQDNADASGSSSSAAASDSSDSGSSGSGSSAGGNQGNGGAGGGGGAGADACKTSQLGFRSSHGMGEGQLIVDLKNNGSAPCTLQGFPGVDLKSKNGSISAERSDLAAPKTKVKPGEETRFTLSYPPNDSGGSGETFTTLVVTPPNETHSHSLPVSINVPVTDGTGDAIKVDPVGTGK